A genomic segment from Brevundimonas sp. SORGH_AS_0993 encodes:
- a CDS encoding DUF1365 domain-containing protein: MISALYRGEVMHRRLRPREHRLRYRVFWLLLDLGELEAIDRRLRLFSRNRFNLLGFHDRDHGDGSEIPLRDQILAHLDCAGVDIGDGAIRLLTMPRILGYVFNPISLYYCHAPDGRLAAVIYEVTSTFGQRHAYVLPVADEDARGGRFRQGAAKALHVSPFMGMDMRYAFRGHAPSERLDLAIDGFDSEGLLIVAAMKGRRRPLTDAALLEAALSMPALTLKVVGAIHWEALKLWLKRTPLHPAPPSSTLGDRERRV, from the coding sequence GTGATCTCGGCCCTCTATCGCGGCGAGGTGATGCATCGGCGGCTGCGTCCGCGCGAGCATCGGCTGCGGTATCGGGTGTTCTGGCTGCTATTGGACCTGGGCGAACTGGAGGCCATCGATCGCCGCCTGCGGCTGTTCTCGCGCAACCGTTTCAACCTGCTGGGCTTCCACGACCGCGACCACGGCGACGGCTCCGAAATCCCGCTGCGGGATCAAATCCTGGCTCATCTGGACTGCGCAGGCGTCGACATCGGCGACGGCGCCATACGACTCCTGACCATGCCGCGCATCCTCGGCTACGTCTTCAACCCCATCAGCCTGTATTACTGCCATGCTCCGGATGGTCGTCTGGCGGCGGTGATCTATGAAGTGACCAGCACCTTCGGCCAGCGTCACGCCTATGTTCTGCCGGTCGCCGATGAAGACGCCCGTGGCGGCCGCTTTCGTCAGGGTGCGGCCAAGGCGCTCCACGTCTCCCCCTTCATGGGGATGGACATGCGCTATGCCTTTCGCGGCCATGCGCCGTCGGAGCGGTTGGACCTCGCCATCGATGGTTTCGACAGCGAGGGCCTGCTGATCGTCGCCGCGATGAAGGGGCGTCGCCGGCCTTTGACGGACGCCGCCCTGCTGGAAGCCGCGCTATCGATGCCGGCCCTGACACTCAAGGTTGTCGGCGCCATTCATTGGGAGGCGTTGAAGCTCTGGCTGAAACGAACGCCCTTGCACCCGGCCCCGCCGTCTTCCACTCTTGGCGACCGTGAACGCCGTGTTTGA
- a CDS encoding AsnC family transcriptional regulator, whose protein sequence is MSALDAIGRRLVAELTKDARLPVQTLAHRVGLSRNAKTAAAKPCEWAPLSAISLVRAPWFVRRRPLRLAGNDPDQRLCDRARSRLLVVFSVDGNDRKRALSGSLIPLSGAPR, encoded by the coding sequence GTGAGCGCGCTGGACGCCATCGGCCGTCGTCTTGTCGCCGAACTGACCAAGGACGCCCGGCTGCCGGTTCAGACCCTGGCCCATCGCGTCGGTCTGTCTCGCAACGCGAAGACTGCGGCGGCCAAGCCCTGCGAGTGGGCGCCGCTCAGCGCCATCTCCCTGGTTCGTGCTCCCTGGTTCGTGCGAAGGCGTCCGCTTCGCCTTGCAGGCAATGACCCCGACCAACGTCTTTGCGATCGCGCGCGATCACGACTTCTAGTCGTGTTCTCGGTGGACGGGAACGACCGGAAGAGGGCCCTGAGCGGATCGCTCATTCCGCTGTCTGGCGCGCCTCGGTGA
- a CDS encoding amidohydrolase produces MSETRDWFARHGGEIVEWRRDIHAHPELAFQERRTAGFVAERLRTWGLEVHEGIAETGVIGVLRGAEGTQAPAIGLRADMDALPIEEATEIAYRSKHSGVMHACGHDGHTALLLGAARRIVDLTRTRGPFPGDIVFIFQPAEENEGGGRRMVEQGLFDRFPVRQVFALHNMPDLEIGRFITRAGAMLAGFDTFDVRVEAEGGHAAFPAVGGDAVVAAAALVMGFQTIVPRQTPASAAALLAVTMIAGGSAHNVLPDVVTLGGSLRWFERPVIEEIRCRMQAHCRGVETAYGVKVILDYQERYPALVNDVASTDLAARAARRAVGEDRVATDIAPIMGSEDFAFMLERTPGAYLGFGNGPGTGGCLLHNPRYDFNDAALETGVAFWTALVETFFEDMQTA; encoded by the coding sequence ATGTCTGAAACGCGGGACTGGTTCGCTCGGCATGGCGGCGAGATCGTCGAGTGGCGGCGGGATATCCACGCCCATCCTGAACTGGCGTTTCAGGAACGCAGAACCGCCGGTTTCGTCGCCGAACGCCTGCGGACCTGGGGGCTGGAGGTTCACGAAGGGATCGCCGAAACCGGTGTGATCGGCGTGCTGCGCGGCGCGGAAGGGACGCAGGCCCCCGCCATCGGTCTTCGTGCGGACATGGACGCCCTGCCGATCGAAGAAGCGACGGAGATCGCCTATCGGTCGAAACATTCCGGCGTCATGCACGCCTGCGGTCACGACGGCCACACGGCGCTTTTGCTGGGCGCGGCTCGTCGCATCGTCGATCTGACGAGAACGCGCGGCCCGTTCCCCGGAGACATCGTCTTCATCTTCCAGCCTGCGGAAGAGAACGAGGGCGGCGGCCGACGCATGGTGGAGCAGGGCCTTTTCGACCGCTTTCCCGTCCGCCAGGTCTTCGCCCTTCACAATATGCCCGATCTGGAGATCGGTCGTTTCATCACGCGCGCCGGGGCCATGCTGGCGGGATTTGACACCTTCGACGTCCGCGTCGAGGCCGAAGGCGGCCATGCGGCGTTTCCCGCGGTCGGCGGGGACGCTGTTGTCGCGGCCGCCGCCCTGGTCATGGGGTTTCAGACCATCGTGCCGCGTCAGACGCCCGCCAGCGCCGCCGCTCTCCTGGCGGTAACGATGATCGCAGGCGGATCGGCGCATAACGTCCTGCCCGATGTGGTGACGCTGGGCGGCTCCCTGCGCTGGTTCGAGCGCCCGGTGATCGAAGAGATTCGGTGTCGGATGCAGGCGCATTGCAGAGGGGTGGAGACCGCCTACGGCGTAAAGGTCATCCTGGATTACCAGGAACGCTATCCCGCGCTGGTGAACGATGTCGCCTCAACCGATCTGGCGGCGCGGGCCGCGCGTCGCGCCGTGGGCGAAGACCGTGTTGCGACGGATATAGCGCCCATCATGGGGTCGGAAGACTTCGCCTTCATGCTGGAACGGACGCCGGGCGCCTATCTGGGCTTTGGGAATGGGCCGGGGACGGGCGGATGTCTGCTGCACAATCCCCGCTACGACTTCAACGACGCCGCCCTTGAAACGGGCGTCGCCTTCTGGACCGCTCTGGTCGAGACCTTCTTCGAGGACATGCAGACGGCGTGA
- a CDS encoding alpha/beta fold hydrolase, with protein sequence MSSALPAGVEARDVETAAGRIAVWNRPGEGAPLVLVHGNSASKAAFADLMVEPALDGRRLVALDLPGCGESEDARDPQTFYTIPAMARIVAETVERLALPAPVVLGWSLGGHIAIEAIGQGMAMSGLVLTGTPPCGPGHDELPGSFRDTEVMAVAFMEEPPEAMLQSYVEALYGGRRAKPEAFLVDARRTDGRLRATFSANWLKGQDGFHQRSVVAGWDGPIAVLQGEEDPFLHVEVLQSLAWGRLWRDAVQLLPAGHAPFFEHPALFAAELACFLRDIEG encoded by the coding sequence ATGAGTTCTGCGCTTCCCGCCGGCGTCGAAGCGCGCGACGTGGAAACGGCGGCGGGCCGCATCGCGGTCTGGAATCGTCCGGGGGAAGGCGCGCCCCTTGTCCTGGTCCACGGAAACAGCGCCTCGAAGGCGGCCTTCGCCGACCTTATGGTCGAACCCGCTCTGGACGGTCGACGGTTGGTCGCCCTGGATTTACCCGGTTGCGGAGAGTCCGAGGACGCGCGCGACCCGCAAACCTTCTACACCATCCCCGCGATGGCTCGGATCGTCGCCGAGACGGTCGAGCGGCTGGCGCTCCCGGCGCCGGTGGTGCTGGGCTGGTCGTTGGGGGGACACATCGCCATCGAGGCCATCGGTCAGGGCATGGCCATGTCCGGCCTGGTCCTGACGGGCACGCCGCCGTGCGGACCGGGCCATGACGAACTGCCGGGGTCTTTCCGTGACACCGAGGTCATGGCTGTCGCCTTTATGGAAGAGCCGCCGGAGGCGATGCTGCAGTCCTATGTCGAGGCGCTCTACGGCGGTCGACGGGCCAAGCCGGAGGCGTTTCTGGTCGATGCGCGAAGGACCGACGGACGATTGCGGGCGACCTTTTCCGCCAATTGGCTCAAGGGGCAAGACGGCTTTCATCAGCGTTCGGTGGTCGCCGGATGGGATGGCCCGATCGCCGTTCTTCAAGGCGAGGAAGATCCCTTCCTGCATGTCGAGGTTCTTCAGAGCCTGGCGTGGGGACGGCTGTGGCGAGACGCGGTCCAGCTTCTGCCGGCGGGTCACGCGCCCTTCTTCGAACACCCCGCCCTGTTCGCGGCCGAACTCGCGTGTTTTCTGCGCGACATCGAAGGTTGA
- a CDS encoding TonB-dependent receptor has translation MKRHLSYSEDCRRLLMGGVAASVLVASVLAAGGQAVAQEATASPPVVGHVEDIVVTARKVAERAQDVPASISVTTGEQLQAAGVNDIQGLTQRLPNVAMSGGIAGTLQGQVGIRGISTLVRNIGVESGVGFYVDGVYLGRPEAYNQELIDIDRIEVLRGPQGTLFGKNTIAGVFNIATKSPGDVLQGEGRVEVGNYDLYRLQAYVMGPLSDQFGFKLAAGYVKRDGVYENLSGGQNGDAIDTASYRASLYYTPRDTTKIVLSFDGLNDRGHPAFFQVVDLAGYTSADVVTQKTTPHRIDNNRPDSLTRDNYGLSLTAEQDVALGALTSITAWRRSRYDASLDDDQNQVDYLSSDLWSDTTEIFSQELRLAGRLGPKSRYTVGAYAYNQKVDTDRILTLGAGFGIPGNPGLTTIGSVKSEGYALFGDIDHDFSDRLSGSLGLRYSKEDKTVQFGQNDQAGVFSLLGLPTLNYAADASDGDLSPTVSLSYKATPSILLYGRIAKGFKSAAFNVDLVSSVNGLSAGPESATSGEAGVKSDLFDRRLRVNAAVFTTRYDDLQVSQLLGSGVTLSNAGKATINGAELELTAFVAQGLRLDFSGGYTDATYDRFENCSVPTSLGGGSADCSGKRVIGAPRFTVHASAEQVWPVSLGELVARIDFSGQSEVYYEATNSDRFKGDARSVVDFRFGLRTSRWDAFAWVKNVGDEAYETYMDDRSAIGVLKTTAYGEPRTFGLTLTARF, from the coding sequence ATGAAGCGGCATCTTAGTTATTCGGAAGACTGTCGTCGGCTGCTGATGGGCGGGGTCGCGGCGAGTGTTCTGGTGGCAAGCGTTCTGGCGGCGGGAGGACAGGCTGTCGCCCAGGAGGCGACGGCGTCGCCGCCTGTCGTCGGTCATGTCGAGGACATCGTCGTCACCGCGCGCAAGGTGGCGGAACGGGCGCAGGACGTTCCCGCCTCCATCAGCGTCACGACGGGCGAGCAGTTGCAGGCGGCGGGCGTCAACGACATCCAGGGCCTGACCCAACGTTTGCCGAACGTGGCCATGAGCGGCGGGATCGCGGGAACCTTGCAGGGGCAGGTCGGAATTCGGGGCATTTCGACCCTGGTGCGTAATATCGGAGTCGAATCCGGCGTCGGCTTCTATGTGGACGGCGTCTATCTGGGGCGGCCCGAGGCCTATAATCAGGAACTGATCGACATCGACCGGATCGAGGTCTTGCGTGGGCCGCAGGGGACGTTGTTCGGCAAGAACACCATCGCCGGCGTCTTCAACATCGCCACGAAATCACCGGGAGACGTCCTGCAGGGCGAGGGACGGGTCGAGGTCGGGAACTACGATCTCTATCGGTTGCAAGCCTATGTGATGGGGCCCCTGTCGGATCAGTTCGGGTTCAAGCTGGCGGCGGGTTACGTCAAACGCGACGGGGTCTATGAAAATCTGTCGGGCGGGCAGAACGGGGACGCCATCGACACCGCCTCCTATCGCGCGTCGCTCTATTATACGCCGCGAGACACGACCAAGATCGTACTGTCGTTCGACGGGCTGAATGATCGGGGACATCCGGCCTTCTTCCAGGTGGTCGATCTCGCCGGCTACACCAGCGCCGATGTCGTGACCCAGAAGACGACGCCGCATAGGATCGACAACAACCGTCCAGACAGCTTGACGCGGGACAACTATGGCCTCTCGCTGACGGCGGAGCAGGATGTGGCGCTGGGAGCCCTGACGTCGATCACGGCCTGGCGGCGAAGCCGATACGACGCTTCTCTGGACGACGATCAAAACCAGGTCGACTATTTGTCTTCGGACCTGTGGAGCGACACGACGGAGATTTTCTCCCAGGAACTGCGCCTTGCCGGCCGATTGGGCCCGAAGAGTCGCTACACGGTCGGCGCCTACGCCTACAATCAGAAGGTGGATACGGATCGCATACTGACCTTGGGGGCGGGGTTCGGCATTCCCGGGAACCCCGGCCTCACCACCATCGGCTCGGTCAAGTCCGAAGGCTACGCATTGTTCGGCGACATCGACCACGACTTCAGCGACCGCCTGAGCGGTTCGCTCGGCCTGCGGTATTCCAAGGAGGACAAGACGGTCCAGTTCGGACAGAACGATCAGGCTGGCGTCTTCAGCCTGCTGGGTCTGCCGACGCTGAACTATGCTGCTGATGCGTCCGACGGCGATCTGTCGCCGACGGTCTCTCTCTCGTACAAGGCGACGCCTTCCATCCTGCTTTACGGACGGATCGCCAAGGGCTTCAAGAGCGCGGCCTTCAACGTCGATCTGGTCAGTTCCGTCAATGGACTGTCGGCGGGGCCGGAGAGCGCCACTAGCGGCGAAGCGGGGGTGAAGAGCGACCTGTTCGACCGGCGTTTGCGCGTGAACGCCGCCGTCTTCACCACACGCTACGACGACCTTCAGGTGTCGCAACTGCTGGGCTCGGGGGTCACGCTCAGCAACGCGGGCAAGGCGACCATCAACGGGGCGGAGCTGGAGTTGACGGCCTTCGTTGCGCAAGGATTGCGATTGGATTTTTCCGGCGGATACACGGACGCGACCTACGATCGTTTCGAGAACTGCAGCGTGCCGACGTCGCTGGGCGGCGGTTCGGCGGACTGTTCGGGCAAGCGCGTGATCGGAGCGCCCAGGTTCACGGTTCACGCCTCGGCCGAACAGGTCTGGCCGGTCTCTCTGGGTGAACTGGTGGCGCGCATCGATTTCAGCGGTCAATCGGAGGTCTATTACGAGGCGACCAATTCGGATCGTTTCAAGGGGGACGCGCGCAGCGTGGTGGACTTTCGTTTCGGTCTGAGAACCAGCCGCTGGGACGCCTTCGCCTGGGTCAAGAACGTCGGAGACGAGGCCTATGAGACCTATATGGACGATCGTTCCGCCATCGGCGTCTTGAAGACCACGGCCTATGGCGAACCCCGCACCTTCGGCCTGACCCTGACGGCGCGATTCTGA
- a CDS encoding AraC family transcriptional regulator, with amino-acid sequence MTHQFHWGGSQDLSEAFSGLGVLTTDGDEAATLSRILLDAQDGTGFIEYYCGDDLRIMIFNCAFRRRRAFEVHDGDWVRLNFSLDLTIDMTFGGALTVHELEPSWRLIRMPQAQNVVEVVPADARLQWVTICCKPERLAQLCGVTPDDLPFRLNGAQTADDDVIYRPFPLSPPLKTLTSHVIGGLRPRGGLARSYLARKADELMILALDHLLHDHDLNSLQVRLSERDVEALHVARDILDRQMAAPPTVKALSQRVGVNRNKLFYGFKTLFGVSVAEYVQEQRINLAHHLVTTTDAPLSDIANKVGFRYQCNLSTAFKARYQTTPLALRRKGGFRASVENGSPRPTTSG; translated from the coding sequence ATGACGCACCAGTTCCATTGGGGCGGATCCCAAGATCTGTCGGAAGCGTTTTCCGGCCTCGGCGTCTTGACGACAGATGGCGACGAGGCCGCCACCCTGTCTCGTATCCTGCTGGACGCCCAGGACGGAACCGGCTTCATCGAATACTACTGTGGCGACGATCTTAGGATCATGATCTTCAACTGCGCGTTCCGTCGGCGCCGCGCCTTCGAGGTTCACGACGGCGATTGGGTGCGGCTGAACTTCAGCCTGGACCTGACGATCGATATGACGTTCGGCGGCGCGCTCACCGTCCATGAGCTTGAGCCGTCATGGCGCCTAATCCGCATGCCCCAAGCGCAGAACGTCGTCGAGGTCGTGCCCGCCGACGCGCGCCTGCAATGGGTGACGATATGCTGCAAACCCGAACGCCTGGCCCAGCTTTGCGGGGTAACGCCCGACGATCTGCCTTTCCGTCTCAACGGCGCCCAGACCGCGGACGACGACGTCATCTACCGCCCCTTTCCGCTCAGCCCGCCCTTGAAGACGCTGACCTCTCACGTCATCGGCGGACTGCGGCCTCGGGGCGGACTGGCCCGGTCCTATCTCGCCCGCAAGGCCGACGAACTGATGATCCTGGCGCTCGACCACCTTCTGCACGACCATGATCTGAACAGCTTGCAGGTTCGGCTCAGCGAGCGCGACGTCGAGGCTTTGCATGTCGCTCGCGACATTCTGGACCGACAGATGGCCGCACCTCCCACGGTCAAGGCTCTAAGCCAGCGTGTCGGCGTCAACCGAAACAAACTCTTCTACGGCTTCAAGACCCTCTTCGGCGTCAGCGTTGCGGAATATGTCCAGGAACAGAGGATCAACCTGGCCCACCACCTCGTCACAACGACCGACGCGCCTTTGTCGGACATCGCCAACAAGGTGGGCTTTCGCTATCAATGCAATCTGTCGACCGCGTTCAAAGCGCGCTATCAGACCACGCCGCTCGCCCTGCGACGCAAAGGCGGCTTCAGAGCGTCTGTCGAAAACGGTTCCCCGCGACCGACGACGTCGGGCTGA
- a CDS encoding Coq4 family protein, translating to MAPVAAPAPTRTAGRLKPRRVQPFRALRALRRLIADKEDTAQVFEIMNALAGGSVRRGYHRMLEEAEGSRQAFLMVELADRLQDRAWLESLPPGSVGRAYLDFIDERNLSAYGLAGESRKVADTDIEAAHPYAWYARRLRDVHDLWHILTGYRTDALGEACVVAFSLPQTRSTGFGLIAAGVAVEAARARTGYPCARAILQAWRRGRRAAWLPGLDYEALMAEPLDQARARLGLGETTLYDQIPVEVRNTLLVAP from the coding sequence ATGGCGCCTGTAGCCGCGCCTGCGCCGACGCGAACGGCCGGTCGGCTCAAACCCCGGCGCGTCCAGCCGTTCCGCGCCTTGCGCGCGCTGCGTCGCCTGATCGCCGACAAGGAAGACACCGCTCAGGTGTTCGAGATCATGAACGCCCTGGCTGGGGGGTCCGTCCGGCGCGGCTATCACAGGATGCTGGAAGAGGCCGAAGGCTCTCGCCAAGCCTTCCTCATGGTTGAACTGGCGGATCGTCTGCAAGACCGCGCCTGGCTGGAATCCCTGCCCCCCGGTTCGGTGGGCCGCGCCTATCTGGACTTCATCGACGAACGCAATCTGTCGGCCTACGGCTTGGCCGGGGAGAGCCGAAAAGTCGCCGATACGGACATCGAAGCCGCCCATCCCTATGCCTGGTATGCGCGCCGCCTGCGCGACGTTCATGATCTATGGCACATCCTGACCGGCTATCGCACCGACGCCTTGGGCGAGGCCTGCGTGGTCGCCTTCTCCCTGCCGCAGACGCGCAGCACCGGATTTGGGCTGATCGCGGCGGGCGTCGCCGTCGAAGCGGCCCGGGCGCGCACGGGTTATCCCTGCGCCCGCGCCATTCTTCAGGCCTGGCGCCGGGGACGGCGAGCGGCCTGGTTGCCAGGACTGGATTACGAGGCGCTGATGGCCGAACCGCTGGATCAGGCCCGCGCCCGCCTGGGTCTGGGCGAAACCACGCTTTACGATCAGATTCCCGTCGAGGTTCGCAACACCCTTCTGGTCGCGCCCTAA